From Senegalia massiliensis, a single genomic window includes:
- a CDS encoding DUF1292 domain-containing protein, giving the protein MSKEEKECCKKGSHEHNHGCGCNSNHDHEHNHECGCHDHDDHNHEELEMLELTLDDDTTLKTYVLGIFEVEDKEYIALLPEDDERVLLYSYVETGGEVQLNTIEDDEEFEIVSEAYYELFSEGE; this is encoded by the coding sequence ATGAGTAAAGAAGAAAAAGAGTGTTGTAAAAAAGGAAGCCATGAACATAACCATGGATGTGGATGTAATAGTAACCATGATCACGAACATAACCATGAATGTGGATGTCATGATCATGACGATCATAATCATGAAGAATTAGAAATGTTAGAATTGACATTAGATGACGATACGACATTAAAAACTTATGTATTAGGAATATTTGAAGTGGAAGATAAAGAGTATATTGCATTACTTCCTGAAGATGATGAAAGAGTATTATTATATAGTTATGTAGAAACTGGTGGAGAAGTACAACTTAATACTATAGAAGATGATGAAGAATTTGAAATAGTATCAGAAGCGTATTATGAATTATTTTCAGAAGGTGAATAA
- a CDS encoding aminoacyl-histidine dipeptidase, translating into MSGVLRDLKPNDVFYYFEEITKIPHCSGEEQNISNYLVSFARSNNLEVIQDEALNVIIKKKATKGYENSPTVILQGHMDMVCEKNKDTEHDFSKDPLDLKIEGDLIKANGTTLGADNGIAVAYTLALLASSDIDHPELEVIITTEEETGLVGASKVKKENLSGKILINIDSEEEGIFLVSCAGGLRTKIELPIAWETCSRDTESYLLSVRGLKGGHSGMEIDKNRGNANIILGRILYDLNKEIDLRLYEVNGGAKMNAIPREADAKLVLSNEEFKGLELKIKSWNKILANELKTKDPGININIDRIKGDANRVFSRKTLDKLLLLYRLIPNGIQTMSMDIEGLVESSTNLGVVTTFDRKIVFESAIRSSIGTLKQEILDRKKVLSEFIGGNLIQEAEYPEWQYEKDSYIREVFIKAYKEKFKENPKIEAIHAGLECGIFKEKLGDIDMISFGPNMYDVHTPDEALSISSTKNMWEFLKLVLSKIK; encoded by the coding sequence ATGAGTGGAGTACTAAGAGATTTAAAACCAAATGATGTCTTTTATTATTTTGAAGAAATTACTAAGATTCCTCATTGTTCTGGTGAAGAACAAAATATAAGTAATTATCTTGTTTCATTTGCAAGAAGTAATAATTTAGAAGTGATTCAAGATGAGGCTCTAAATGTTATAATTAAAAAGAAGGCAACTAAAGGATATGAAAATTCTCCAACTGTAATACTTCAAGGACATATGGATATGGTTTGTGAAAAGAATAAGGATACTGAACATGATTTTAGTAAAGATCCTTTAGATTTAAAAATCGAAGGAGATTTAATAAAAGCAAATGGTACTACCTTAGGAGCAGATAATGGCATAGCAGTTGCATATACACTTGCTTTATTAGCTTCAAGTGATATAGATCATCCAGAGTTAGAAGTAATTATAACAACTGAAGAAGAGACAGGTTTAGTTGGGGCTAGTAAAGTTAAAAAAGAAAATCTTAGTGGTAAAATACTTATAAATATTGATTCTGAAGAAGAAGGGATATTTTTAGTTAGCTGTGCAGGAGGACTTAGAACTAAAATTGAATTGCCAATAGCATGGGAAACATGTAGTAGAGATACGGAATCTTATCTTTTATCTGTTAGAGGATTAAAAGGTGGACATTCAGGAATGGAAATAGATAAAAATAGAGGAAATGCAAATATAATTTTAGGTAGAATATTATATGATTTAAATAAGGAAATAGATTTAAGATTATATGAGGTAAATGGTGGAGCTAAAATGAACGCAATACCTAGAGAGGCCGATGCTAAACTTGTATTATCTAATGAAGAGTTTAAAGGTTTAGAATTAAAAATAAAAAGCTGGAATAAAATTCTTGCAAATGAATTAAAAACAAAGGACCCAGGCATTAATATTAATATTGATAGGATAAAAGGTGACGCTAATAGAGTTTTCTCTAGAAAAACTTTAGACAAATTATTATTATTATATAGACTTATACCAAATGGAATTCAAACTATGAGTATGGATATAGAAGGGTTAGTAGAAAGCTCTACTAACTTAGGTGTAGTTACAACATTTGATAGAAAAATTGTATTTGAATCAGCTATTAGAAGTTCAATAGGAACATTAAAACAAGAAATATTAGATAGAAAGAAAGTATTATCAGAATTTATTGGAGGAAACCTGATTCAAGAAGCAGAATATCCAGAATGGCAGTATGAAAAAGACTCATATATAAGAGAAGTTTTCATAAAGGCATATAAAGAAAAATTCAAAGAAAATCCAAAAATAGAAGCAATTCATGCTGGGTTAGAATGTGGTATATTTAAAGAAAAATTAGGAGATATAGATATGATATCTTTTGGTCCTAACATGTATGATGTTCATACTCCTGATGAAGCGTTAAGTATTAGTTCAACTAAAAATATGTGGGAATTTTTAAAGTTAGTATTATCAAAAATAAAATAA
- the mnmA gene encoding tRNA 2-thiouridine(34) synthase MnmA produces MNKSKKDTRVVIGMSGGVDSSVAALLLKQEGYEVVGIFMKNWNEEDEQYCTATEDYEDVRRVCQQIDIPYYTVNFEKEYWDRVFTYFLDEYKNGRTPNPDILCNKEIKFKAFLDHALKLGADYIATGHYANIKYIDGEYKLLRGKDNNKDQSYFLCQLNQYQLSKSMFPLGDIDKPKVRELAHEYSLKTADKKDSTGICFIGERDFDEFLNNYIPAKPGEIRSIDGQILGKHNGLMYYTKGQRKGLGIGGVGTGEPWFVAYKDLENNILYAAQGSNNPALFSEGLIAENINWISNNKPTEEFTCTAKFRYRQRDQDVTVIPLNDNKAKVIFHKKQKAITEGQGVVFYNGDVCLGGGTIDEVIENLD; encoded by the coding sequence ATGAACAAATCAAAAAAAGATACAAGAGTTGTAATAGGAATGAGTGGAGGAGTTGATTCATCTGTTGCAGCATTATTATTAAAACAAGAAGGTTATGAAGTTGTAGGGATATTCATGAAAAATTGGAATGAAGAAGATGAACAATACTGTACTGCAACAGAAGATTATGAAGATGTAAGAAGAGTATGTCAACAAATTGATATACCATATTATACAGTTAATTTTGAAAAAGAGTATTGGGATAGAGTATTCACTTATTTCTTAGATGAATATAAAAATGGAAGAACACCTAATCCTGATATATTATGTAATAAAGAAATTAAATTCAAAGCATTTTTAGATCATGCTCTTAAACTTGGAGCAGACTATATAGCTACAGGTCATTATGCAAATATAAAGTATATAGATGGAGAATATAAACTTTTAAGAGGTAAAGATAATAACAAGGATCAATCTTATTTTCTATGTCAATTAAATCAATATCAATTATCGAAATCAATGTTCCCTTTAGGAGATATTGATAAGCCAAAAGTTAGAGAACTTGCTCATGAGTATAGTTTGAAAACGGCTGATAAAAAAGATAGTACTGGAATTTGTTTTATAGGTGAAAGGGATTTTGATGAATTTTTAAATAACTATATTCCAGCAAAACCTGGTGAAATAAGAAGTATAGATGGCCAAATTTTAGGAAAACATAATGGACTTATGTACTATACTAAAGGTCAAAGAAAAGGACTTGGAATAGGAGGAGTTGGAACTGGTGAACCTTGGTTTGTAGCTTACAAAGACCTTGAAAACAATATTTTATATGCTGCTCAAGGCTCCAATAATCCTGCATTATTTTCAGAAGGATTGATAGCTGAAAATATCAATTGGATAAGTAATAATAAGCCAACAGAAGAATTTACATGTACAGCTAAATTTAGATACAGACAAAGAGATCAAGATGTTACAGTTATACCACTTAATGACAATAAAGCCAAGGTTATTTTCCATAAAAAACAAAAAGCAATAACTGAAGGTCAAGGTGTTGTTTTTTATAATGGAGATGTATGTTTAGGTGGAGGAACTATTGATGAAGTTATAGAAAATTTAGATTAG
- a CDS encoding alanine/glycine:cation symporter family protein has product MESINAFLGQISDYVWGPVTIVLLVGTGLFLSLLTKFIQFRKLPLSLKLLFSKEHSGDGDITPFQALMTSLAATIGTGNIAGVASAIVAGGPGAVFWMWVSAAFGGASKYGEALLAIKYRITNEEGEKSGGPMFYIEKGMKEQYGRDFKWLGLAFALFGFLASFGIGNMVQANSVSRAINESFGVNVWITGIVMALLVGAVIIGGIKNIGKVTDKVVPIMAIGYIIGALIVLFMNISAIPTAFSMIFSNAFTGKAVGGGVLGTVVRFGVARGVFSNEAGLGSAAIAHAASTNDKPVIQGLIGSLGSVIDTLIICTMTALVILVSGIVNIGTDGVMFIEESYRGAALTTYAFDIGLPVIGGYIVSLGLIFFSFSTILGWYYYGSKCLEYIFGVKAISYYKIIWVILCLSGAVFPIQIVWTFSDIFNGLMAIPNLIALVALSPIIFKMTKEFNMERLENKFKNDEIKSA; this is encoded by the coding sequence ATGGAGAGTATTAACGCATTTTTAGGTCAAATTTCTGATTATGTTTGGGGACCAGTAACGATTGTATTATTAGTAGGAACAGGACTATTTCTTAGTTTATTAACTAAATTTATTCAGTTTAGAAAGTTACCTTTATCATTGAAATTATTATTTTCTAAGGAGCATTCTGGTGATGGTGATATAACACCATTTCAAGCTTTAATGACATCTCTTGCAGCTACTATAGGGACTGGTAATATTGCTGGAGTTGCTTCTGCAATAGTAGCAGGAGGTCCTGGTGCTGTGTTCTGGATGTGGGTAAGTGCTGCCTTTGGTGGAGCATCAAAATATGGTGAAGCATTGCTTGCTATAAAATATAGAATTACAAATGAAGAAGGAGAAAAATCTGGTGGTCCTATGTTTTATATTGAAAAAGGTATGAAAGAGCAATATGGAAGAGATTTTAAATGGCTTGGGTTAGCGTTTGCATTATTTGGTTTTCTTGCCTCATTTGGAATTGGTAATATGGTTCAAGCAAATTCTGTTTCTAGAGCAATAAATGAATCTTTTGGTGTCAACGTGTGGATTACTGGAATAGTAATGGCTTTATTAGTTGGAGCTGTTATAATAGGTGGAATTAAAAATATTGGTAAAGTAACAGACAAAGTGGTTCCTATTATGGCAATAGGATATATAATCGGAGCATTAATTGTACTATTTATGAATATTAGTGCTATTCCAACAGCTTTTAGTATGATATTTTCTAATGCTTTTACTGGTAAGGCAGTAGGAGGAGGAGTTTTAGGCACAGTTGTCAGATTTGGAGTAGCAAGAGGAGTATTTTCAAATGAAGCAGGACTTGGAAGTGCAGCAATTGCTCATGCAGCTTCTACTAATGATAAACCTGTAATTCAAGGTCTTATAGGGTCTTTAGGTTCAGTTATAGACACCCTTATAATATGTACTATGACAGCTTTAGTTATATTAGTATCAGGTATAGTTAATATAGGAACTGATGGAGTTATGTTTATCGAAGAAAGCTATAGAGGCGCTGCTCTTACTACTTATGCATTTGATATTGGATTACCTGTTATAGGAGGATATATCGTTTCTTTAGGATTAATATTCTTTTCATTTTCAACAATTCTAGGGTGGTATTATTACGGTTCTAAATGTTTAGAATATATATTTGGAGTGAAGGCAATTTCTTATTACAAAATTATATGGGTAATATTATGTCTTTCAGGTGCAGTATTTCCAATCCAAATAGTGTGGACATTCTCTGATATATTTAATGGACTGATGGCAATACCAAATTTAATAGCTCTAGTTGCATTAAGTCCAATAATATTTAAAATGACAAAAGAGTTTAATATGGAAAGATTAGAAAATAAATTTAAAAATGATGAAATAAAATCAGCATAA
- a CDS encoding DNA-binding domain-containing protein, which produces MSLVKEIKDIYPDIQFIMISQVNSKDMIAKAYKNGIEYYITKPINAIEIETIINKVTNNIEREKKINNIRQLIGGGNIKSNRKQNYEICLKKVLYRLGIIGEAGSTDLIIIVDNIIKNGLKNKNFSLKQICKKYTDNPKTMEQRMRRAANVAIENIASIGLEDFMNEIFMDYSNSLFNFEQVRIEMNYLKGITSKRGKVDLKKFLYGLAYHCEKINTEYSEN; this is translated from the coding sequence ATTTCTTTAGTTAAAGAAATAAAAGATATCTATCCTGATATTCAATTTATTATGATATCTCAAGTAAATTCTAAAGATATGATAGCAAAAGCTTATAAGAATGGTATAGAATACTATATTACTAAACCGATAAATGCGATAGAGATTGAAACTATAATAAATAAAGTAACTAATAATATTGAACGAGAAAAAAAAATAAATAATATTAGACAATTAATAGGTGGGGGTAATATAAAATCAAATAGAAAGCAAAATTATGAAATTTGTTTAAAAAAAGTATTATATAGATTGGGAATAATAGGGGAAGCAGGTTCAACTGACTTAATAATAATTGTTGATAATATCATAAAAAATGGGTTGAAAAATAAAAACTTTTCATTAAAGCAAATATGTAAGAAATATACTGATAATCCAAAAACCATGGAACAAAGAATGAGACGAGCTGCAAATGTTGCAATAGAGAATATTGCAAGTATTGGACTAGAGGATTTTATGAATGAAATATTTATGGATTATTCAAATAGTTTATTTAATTTTGAGCAAGTAAGGATTGAAATGAATTATCTAAAGGGGATAACTTCCAAAAGAGGAAAAGTAGATTTAAAAAAATTTTTATATGGTCTAGCCTATCATTGTGAAAAAATAAACACTGAATATTCTGAAAATTAA
- a CDS encoding response regulator transcription factor gives MNIFIVEDDISIVEVLKKIISDRGLGNVIDYSLNGKDAIEKIKEFLPEIVLIDLFLP, from the coding sequence GTGAATATATTTATTGTAGAAGATGATATTAGCATTGTAGAAGTATTAAAGAAAATTATTTCTGATAGAGGTTTAGGAAATGTAATTGATTACTCTTTAAATGGTAAAGATGCCATAGAAAAAATAAAAGAGTTTTTGCCAGAAATAGTACTTATTGATCTTTTTTTACCTTGA
- a CDS encoding ATP-binding protein produces MLVVMILASQIYIDIFFSNFRFSFGAIILPVIIYKYRDMRVYYIGFISGIALYIQRIIVYSFGKSRVLENVFLFWPEVIFYTIYGLCFVYVVNKNKNMKIHNLFLSLILIDFLSNITEIFILANINKNINYIQVIKLLIIVAIVRSSISAIFITGLKYYNMLLMKEEHEKRYRDLVWMSSKLKTQIYWMEKNMIYIENVMEDAYKLFENIKEKNNKESWQNNSLDIAKNVHEIKKEYALVLEGIEDVVKVNVSEIGMSFKEILLILEDSLYIMIKNKDKFIDLNLSEYENFYTHKHYELISIFRNLLTNSIESMDKGRIELIHSKNEKSHIFIIKDNGNGIKQKYIKNIFKAGFSTKINYETGNVSRGLGLNLVKKLVEQDFNGKISVFSIENIGTNFTISIPINYLEGE; encoded by the coding sequence ATGTTAGTTGTTATGATTTTAGCTTCACAAATTTATATAGATATATTTTTTTCTAATTTCAGATTTTCTTTTGGTGCTATAATATTACCTGTAATTATATATAAATATAGAGATATGAGAGTTTATTATATTGGATTTATAAGTGGTATAGCTTTATATATACAAAGAATCATAGTCTACTCATTTGGTAAAAGTAGGGTTTTAGAAAACGTTTTTTTATTTTGGCCTGAGGTTATTTTTTATACTATATATGGGTTATGTTTTGTTTATGTAGTTAATAAAAACAAAAATATGAAAATACATAATTTGTTTTTATCTCTAATTTTAATAGATTTTTTGTCAAACATAACTGAAATATTTATACTTGCAAATATAAATAAAAATATTAATTATATTCAAGTAATAAAATTACTAATTATAGTTGCTATAGTAAGGTCAAGCATTTCAGCTATTTTTATAACAGGTTTAAAATATTATAATATGTTATTAATGAAAGAGGAACATGAAAAGAGATATAGAGATTTAGTTTGGATGTCATCTAAGTTAAAAACCCAAATTTATTGGATGGAAAAAAATATGATTTATATAGAAAATGTTATGGAAGATGCATATAAATTATTTGAAAATATAAAAGAAAAAAATAATAAAGAATCTTGGCAAAATAACTCACTAGATATAGCAAAAAATGTACATGAAATTAAAAAAGAGTATGCCTTAGTATTAGAAGGAATTGAAGATGTGGTAAAAGTTAATGTTTCAGAAATTGGAATGAGTTTTAAAGAAATCCTTTTAATACTTGAAGATAGTTTATATATAATGATTAAAAATAAGGATAAGTTCATAGATCTAAATTTGTCTGAATATGAAAATTTTTATACACATAAACATTATGAATTAATTTCTATATTTAGAAATCTATTAACAAACAGTATTGAATCTATGGATAAAGGTAGAATAGAATTAATACATAGTAAAAATGAAAAAAGTCATATATTTATAATTAAGGATAATGGAAATGGTATAAAGCAAAAATACATTAAGAATATTTTTAAAGCAGGTTTTTCTACAAAAATTAATTACGAAACTGGAAATGTTTCAAGAGGTTTAGGATTGAATTTAGTTAAAAAATTAGTTGAACAAGACTTTAATGGTAAAATATCTGTATTTTCAATAGAAAATATAGGTACTAATTTTACTATTTCAATACCAATAAATTATTTAGAGGGGGAATAA